The Rosa rugosa chromosome 1, drRosRugo1.1, whole genome shotgun sequence genomic sequence AGAGGGACAATCATTTTAGATCATGAATTCTGCGTTTTAGTTCAGATTCATTCGGATCGAATGAATGTATGTCAGATTAATTCAAGAGAGATGATCAGTCATCAGAGAAATCCTGAATTTCTGATCGATCACTGGTTGATGATGATCGCAGTTGGTGATATCGATCACCCTGCATCACATTCCTAGGTGCTCTCTCATTAATGCATGCATATCATCATAATTAACTACTATCGTCAGCTCTCCTTCCTTTTTCACGCTGTTCTTCAATCGATGACCGGGATTGCTGGCAGGAGAACTGTCACTGGATCAGTGATTTCTTGTCACTGGATCAGTGATTTCTTGTGGGTGAAATAATGATTTTAGTTCATCCTAACCTATATACGTACCATGCGTATAAACACGCACTGCACTTCTTTTGACATAATAAGTAACCGCGGCCTAGCCTGTCCCTGTTTTCACGGATCGGTGCAGGATGGGAGTCATATATATGGAACGTTGTAACAGTGAGTTTTTGCCGGTATGGTTTCGATTGCCCTACAAGAACATACTAATGATGAAGAGGTCCTTTCAAAAAACAAATCGATCTAGCTATGAGCAGCATCTTCAACAAATTGGTCAAAACTAAAATTAAGCTTTTAACCTCTCTTTTGGCTAATCACCTAAATTAGACATTAGTATCAAGTATTAACCATTAATCGATCTtcttcaaaaaataaattaaaaaataacacATCGTGTCACATCATCCACAATTCCACATTCAACATCTAAATTCAACTTTTACGTGTAAGTGTGTAACACACAACACAGATGGGCAATCTGCATATATAGAAAATTTCAGTCCAATATGGACTTAGTGGGACGGATGTCATTATCCACATTCAATCAAACGAGCAATATATCAAACATGCATGTCACATGCATCCACAACATAAAAGCATGGGAACTTGGGAAGGtgttctaaaaaataaaaagaaattcatTATTAAATGGTTATTGTGTCTCTTGTTGTTAGTTGTTACCAAACCATTCTTGCtttagaaaggaaaaaaaaaatattcacaaAAATGAAACCAAAAATCACTTTTGGAAAATGGTCTTTTGTATTTGTACACAGCATATTTCTAAGTAGACCCagtaataatattttatgtCATATTGTTCCAACTTTGTCCTTATAcagttgggaaaaaaaaaaattgcaccgCGTGCAGTTCCTCAGCCAACCGTTGCCCGTGGCTCTTTCCCCTCATCTCCAGCAGCATTCTCTTCCTCCTTCTGTGAAAACCATAAGGCAAACAACTGAACTCTCCAATACCCAAATAGAACTGTGAAAATCAACCACATATGGCAATTCTATTAGTGAACATTAATATGAGGTTAGACCTGCAAAAAATCAGACCTCTACGGCCTCCTTTGCGACGGCGATTGTTGCAACCGCATGACGACCGATGGCTCAACTACCCTTTTCTgatccttctctctcttccctgaGCACTCggcttatttttttgatctctCTTTCCTCCCTGAGCAGTTGACTTAGTTTCCCTTTTGCTACCAGATGATAATTATATTCATGGTTTCATGGTGTTGATTGAACCCATGCACCAtcattctttattttctttaactAGTTTTGCAATTCCAAACAATTTCTGTTCGCAATCCTATGGAGCAACTCAGAAACCCAATATTCTAAACGATGAAAAAGTTAAACTACCTAGTGGAGAGGGATAGTAAAGAAAACCAGCAAGAAAATTTGATGCAGAGTCGGGGAAGGActagatcaaaaaaaaaaaaaaaagggttgagGAAGGAATCTGGTACGGCTAGAAGGCTTTTTGAAAAGGTAAGGGTAAAACCGGAAATAtaggacaatttttttttatgctgAGTATAcatagatatttgctgggttcATTTAGCAAGACCCTTTGGAAAACTGATAAAAAAAGGATAAATTAAAACTTAGTCCATATGAAATTTGAATAAGAAATCAATCTTATTTTGATTCCATAAACATAAAGATAATTAAACAACATTTTAGTGTATTGTAAAACGAATAATATTGAAGAGGCAACtaccaaatataacattctCTTGACGATATATTGGGGTTCAAGATATGGTTTGAAATCACGAAAGAGTGACAGACTTTTTATGAGTCTTTGTTATAGCCGCAACTTGTGATTTGCCTATCTTAGTTATAAAATTTTTGGTTAATCAATTGATCATTGACTTGCAAGGTTGGACATGATGAGGTGACCCGGTAGAGGTTGCCGACTTATGCACCGAAATACTTTAGACAAGTTATTGTATTAATTCACAACCGTGATATATAATTAGATTAAAACAAGTTAGTTTGTATTGCGAGATAGATAGGTCATCATGTGTGAAGGCATCATTGTTGTAGGTGTGCTTCATTTTTGAACATGATCACtcacaaatatatataaagtTCTTCGCACTATTGTACTGTTCATCTCTCCTTAAATTTAAGCTGTTTATCTGATCATGGTAAATGATTTCATTACCTTCTTAACTATATAGGGGCATATATAATACATGCATTATTATATAATTGTTTTTCAAATATTTGAATTCTATTGAAAACAATGTACGTGTTGCTTGGGAGAAAAAGAAAGTGTTGCACATTTTTTTTAGTTACAATGTGTTTGGTCATTTTCAATGAAatattcccttttttttttttttttcatatcctGCCAAACCGGTTTAGTGGGTTATGTGATTGCTCACATGCATGCATGGGAAACTTCCGCGAAATTTCCTTCATTCTCTCTCCAGTTTGGTAGAGTCGTCCTCGTCTCCGTCTTCGTCCTCGTCTCTCTCTCAGCAAATTTTGCCGTTATTCTCTAATCTCTCTATCTTCTCTCTCTGTAATCTCCTCAGTCTATCTCTAAATTCCGTTTTATTCTCCTCCAATAACGCGGTAAAAATCTCACACCTAATAGCTGTTTTTGTTTTACCCCAACCCAAACTGTTGAGATTTTCTTCTCTGTCCTCGTTATGTTTCCGCTCCGATTTTCTCGTAAACCGAACCCAATCAAATGgccagaaagaaaaagaaaaccaaaaaaacatTAATTCCCTGCTGTTaatccgtttttttttttttttttttttttctgttcgtCTGGGACCCCCACCGTTAGCTGTGAAAAGATCGTGGCCCTGCTTATTTGCGGCAACAAAACGGAAAGAGtgtgttgagagagagagagtgccaTTTCTCCTGCGACATTTGGTGACCGAAACGACGACgtagaagaaggagaagagaggaagaggagctgcTACTATGGCGTCCGGTGATTCCGACTCTTCCAAGAACGGCTTGCTTCCGACGTCGAGGTCCGGCCGCCACCACCTGGACATGGAGTCCGGCGCCAAGGTCCGGCTCCCCGCCGAGTTCGTCGACGGCAAGGCGTCCAAGAGCAACGATCACCACGGCGACGACGACGACCCCTTCGACATTGCCCACACCAAGAACGCGCCTCCCGCCACGCTACGCCGATGGAGGGTAACTCTCTCTCTTGTTTCTAATTTGCGATGCCAATTTTCTATATCGCATTGTTGATTCTAGCAATGCCGTACAAAAATCGTAGAggatttggtttgtttggtGCAATGGATTTGCTGCTTGACCAGAATTGGACTCGGCATTGTTTAAGTTAGTACGATTCCGAGAGGGAATCGAACCATATATGCATTGTTTAGGATTTGGACTGATTGCTTGATATCAAAATGAAATGAATCGGCATTGTTGAAGTAAGTACTGGAACTCAGAGAGGAATGATGGAATGGATGTAATGATACATACAGAAGAGTCCACTTTGAAGGCTctaatattttctttttgggtGGTTTTGGTGGTCAGGAGAGAGGGTTTATGTGAGTTTTAGTTTCTTGAGGAAGACAGGGTTTTGTTGTGGAAATGAATATGGAGAACTATGATATGGACTGAGCATTACACTTACGTATAATCACACATTTCACTGTGTTGTTATGCAAAAATATATATGAGATGTACCTCTTCACCACCAATGTACAGTAGGTACATTTAAGTTGGTTAATCAGTTCTTGGTGGATTCAAGACTTCAAGTGCAATAGATAACAGTTCAAGTCCTTTACCAAGAGACAAGAGtatagaatgaaaaaaaaaaaaaaaaaggctggaAATTCCTCATTGCACAATGTTTCATTTCCCTGTCATAAATTCCGAAATGTTCATCTAAGTGAGAAAGTGTTGACTGCTAATTGATATATGAGGTCCATGCGCCCACCCCTCGCCCCCCCGGTCCCACCTGGATGGTTTTACCTGTTCATCCACATTATCTTTATacacatttcttcttcttcttcttcttcttcttcttctcagttGCCGTTTTCTGtttatgtgtttgtgtgttaAAAGAGGTCTGATTCTTTGCAGCAAGCCGCGCTAGTGTTAAATGCTTCACGTCGATTTCGGTACACGTTGGActtaaaaaaggaagaagagaaagacAGTAGAAGGCGGATGATCAGATCCCATGCACAAGTCATAAGAGTAATGTTCTGAACGATAACAAATTATCATTATAGTGTGTGGTACTGTTGTCGCAGTTCAATTGATGATTACTTGTGATATTAGGCCGCATTGCTTTTCAAATTGGCTGGAGAACGGGAAACTGGTATGTTACTCTCTGGAAACACTCAACGGCTGCTACTGTTTCACCCTGAATGTTATAAATATCTATAATTGGTGCAATATGGTGTAATTATATTTAATTCATTTGTATTGATTTTTAGAATTTCTTGAAGTTTAATTTGAAAATTGCATGGTTAAGCAAGCTTTTgctgcttccatcatttccacCCATTTTGGTATTTTCAGTGATATGTTTCTAGACCTGGACCATCGATATTTTCACTGACTCCAATATCTTTCATCCCTGATTGCAACATTACTTGTCCTTTATAGTTAGTTGAAATGGCTTTACTGATTAATTCTGTCAACCTGTTCTGTTAGACTTTCTATACAATGGTGTTTTAGACTTGCTAAATATTGTTGTTTTAGGGGCTTAGTGCAACTTTTCTCTGCCTTGATTCTTTAAATGAGGACTTCTTATCCTCAATTACATTTTTTtgacttttaattttttttttatttgctgGTCAAGTGTCTAAATCATGCTGACTTCTTTTTGCAATTTGTTTGCTTTGTATGTTAATGCTCATACAAGGTGTAAGTTATTAGTTCTGTTCATTCAAGCAGAagcattatttttattttggcaAAAAGACGGAAGCATTATTGTTGTTTGTGTCAGGCTTGATATGCATTGGTTCCATAACTTTAGTGTAATGTTGCTAAGCAGTTCAGGAAATACTATATGTATGTTTTGCCCAATGGCAGATGCCATTCCAGTTCATTATTCTCATAATTCACTTATTTCCGGATTATATAGGGTTAGGCATAAAAGTAACACCTCCAACTCCAAGCGGTGATTATGGAATTGGACTTGAACCACTTGTTTCACTAACTAGGGAGCATAATACTTCCGCTCTACAGCAATATGGAGGGGTGAGTCAATTGCAAACTTATTTCTCCTTGTTTTTGTGACTTTCTGTGTGCCTTCCCTTTCATAATGCATTGTAACTTGATCAGGTTAAAGGTATATCATCTTTGATAAAAACAAATTTGGAGAAGGGAATTGATGGGGATGAAGCAGATTTAGTATATCGCAGAAATATGTTTGGATCAAATACATATCCTCAGAAAAAAGGGCGGAGTTTCTTGGTATATTATTTGTTATAAGGTTTACTGTTTTATTAGTTGCTATTTTCAGTTAGGAATATGTTGCAATAAGTGCATTTCATTCCTGTGCTTGTCCTGCAGAGGTTCCTTTGGGAAGCATGGCAAGATTTAACTCTTATAATCTTGATAATAGCTGCAGCGGTGTCATTAGCACTTGGAATAAAAACAGAGGTACACTTGGTCCTTCAAATTATCCGCCTTTTTTCCCTCCATTAGCTGACCTAAGCATTGTCAACATGTATGGCTTGGTTTTCGTCAAGGAAACACATTTTCATGTTTGAGAAATTGGGTTTGAGTATAATGTGtttttgatttctttatgtgcAAAATATACTTGTCTCTGTAGCTATGATAGTCTTTAGTCAATGGTGAATCAATAGGCTGTGGTAGGACGAGACAACAATGCCTGAATCTTGCAAAGAAGTTCCTAAAGGTGAACCAGTTTAGGAGCTACAATCTGAAAAACTACTGGAGCAAGTTGATtggaaattcagattctggcagATTCCAGGATCCCAAATATTGGAATGGAttgcacttcttcttcttcttcttcttgttttttttcctcACTCTGGGATTAGAATTGGATTGGAATCAAAGAATGTTTGGGATTTAATAAATCCAACTTTCCAACTTAAAAGGCTTAAACCACTCCGCACAACCTCCTGATTATGTATACTATTCATTTGACTCGAACCATTGAAAATAAGTGTCGTATATCCTCACTCTTTCTGTAGAATAGTTGAAACCAACTCATTATCTCTTCTCTATTCTCCCTGTTTTTATATATGTGACTATAATTAAGTGGTGCTGATTTGTCTAATTATCTTGGCATGGTTTGTAGTTCCATTTTTTTAAActaatgttttatttttttataaattataaatttctttggaaatTCCTCACAGGGTTTGGCTCACGGATGGTATGATGGAGGAAGCATTGCATTTGCTGTTTTTCTTGTTATCATTGTTACAGGTACTGAAATAGAGGTTGTAACTTTACGTGGATGTAATTGTTTCTATATAATGGTCATAGTTTGTCCTTCTGGAAATATATTATGCAATGATGACTTAGAAGGATTAGACTGTTTTCTGATATTATCCTTGTTTCAATGAGATTCATCTTAGAAGCaagaaattaattttcttttttcctttgtcAATTTTTGTTTGCCAGCTGTTAGTGATTATCGACAATCTCTTCAGTTTCAAAATCTAAATGAGGAAAAGCAAAATATACAATTAGAGGTGTGTACTCTTTCATCATTTGAATATCAGCACTAAAGTTTATGGATTCAAACTTGCCTAATTATTGGAAAAATTTCTGCAGGTCATGAGAGGCGGTAGAACAGTAAAGATTTCAATATTTGATATTGTGGTTGGTGATGTTGTACCTCTCAGAATAGGTGATCAGGTGAGTGTGCTTAATGTATTAGTTTGTTCTACTGGAAGTGGAATTCTATTTATGTGAAACAAATAATCTTTTTTGTACTTAGGTCCCGGCTGATGGAATCTTAATCACCGGTCATTCTCTTGCGATTGATGAATCTAGTATGACCGGAGAGAGCAAAATTGTGAGTGATATACCTTGCAGTAATTTAACTATCTGATTGTTAGATCCTTATAATTCTTAAGCACCGTCTCTTTCAGGTTCACAAGGATCAGAAAGCACCATTCTTAATGTCTGGCTGCAAAATAGCTGATGGAGTGGGTACCATGCTGGTAAAATTTTCTTCTGGTGAtctcagaaaattaaaaatactggtttttcttttcagacaatatttacattttatttttgtgatTTGAGAAGAAAGGAACTTTATTAAGACAAGCTGAAATAGGGAGGATTTTGGAAAGTCAATATATTACGATCTGTGGACCTGAGGTCCACAAAAGTTAAGGAACTTAGAAGAACTATAAGATAAAATAACGTAGGCAAACTGAGAAGTTGCCTAATTTGTTTGATCATAACATATATTAGCATCTATCTTCAAATAAGCATGCCTAATGTCCTCTTTTGATTTTGGATGAAGGAAAATGGATAGTTCAGTGTGCCAATTTTGTAGATCCATCTGTTTCTCTGCTTCTCCTCGTATTgagttttgtttaattttatatTATGGTTAGCACAGAGGCACTAAAGGAGCTTACATCCAAAAGTCAAAACATTAGTTTGCAGGTGTTTTTATTTTGATCTTATTAGACCGAGGACTTCAGATATTAACATTAGGATGTAGATGCAAGGGTGTAGATATACTCCATATTCACACAATCTGTCCCTTTGCTTGCTGCTAATATCAATTCGTCTGATTGCTACTATGAACATTTCTAAAATTGGACTAACTTCAGAGTGTGGATTTTGATTCTTTGTGATAACACTTCATGTTTCTGGAAATTCCTACAATGCTACAATGAGTTGCTTGAACTTGTCCTACAATCCTACAAATAAGTCATGTTTCTGAAATTTGTCCTAAGATGCGACAATGAGTAGAATTCTGTATCTAGTTTCTTTTATACCACCGAGGTTGATCAACCATCTGTCTATCTGTAGGTAACGAGTGTTGGAATCAATACAGAATGGGGATTGTTGATGGCAAGTATCTCTGAGGATAATGGTGAAGAAACTCCTTTACAGGTTCTTGCATTTTTCCTTAAATGTTCTTTAATTATGGAAAATCCACTTAGAGCTGAAAGTTATCTATTTGTGGTATGGGATAGGTGCGCTTAAATGGACTTGCGACTTTTATAGGCATAGTTGGGCTTACAGTAGCTGCTTCGGtgcttcttgttctttggttcaGGTAATATTTCATAATTAAATAATTtatatccttttctttttaaaaagaaTAATCTTTATGCTATTAAATGAATTGTTTATAATCTTATCAGCTGCACTGTTATTTGAAATTTTAGATACTTTACTGGACATTCAAAAAATACAGATGGAGGTGTGGAATTTGAAGCGGGAAAGACTAGCCTTAGTAAGGCTGTAGATGGAGCTGTAAAAATTTTCACCATTGCTGTAAGTGAAGTTTCTGGATGcttgttggttttgttttttatgtTGGCCTCTTTGACAATTTAGAACGATTCAGGTCACCATTGTAGTTGTTGCAGTGCCTGAAGGGCTACCTTTGGCTGTTACCTTGACGTAAGTGGCAGCTACCACTTTTTTCTTAAGTTGTAATAATACTGGAGGATAGTTTTTTCATAGCAGTATTGCTCTAATTTATCTTATCATCTTTTGCATTTGGACTTCAACACATAACAGGCTAGCATACTCAATGAGGAAAATGATGGCAGATAAGGCATTGGCAagtatcttttttatttttttccctttggcTAGTTTGCCAACATCAtttaccttctgcaattactgcTAACAACATATGTGTGCAGGTGCGTAGACTGTCGGCTTGTGAAACTATGGGCTCAGCAACAACAATTTGCAGTGATAAAACTGGCACATTGACTTTAAATCAGGTTTGTCCTCTTCACAAAACTGAATAGTTCTTTTCTCAAATTTCTAAATACAAAGTCACGATCGTATCTGAAACATGAGGGACCACTGGTTTATGTAATGAAAAATGACATGTTGCAGATGACTGTGGTCGAGGCATATGTTGGGAGAAACAAGATACATCCACCAGATGATTCCTCACAGTTGCATCCACTGGTTTCCACTCTGCTAAGTGAGGGCATTGCACAGAATACCAGTGGGAATGTGTTTGAGCCAGAGGTAATATCTCTACTTTTACTTTTCTCTCAAAACATCATTAAGGATTCTTAATTCTTTTCTTCAATTGTTGAACTTTGGTGGctattcttgttttctattAAATGTAGTTGTATTCTATTGAGCAGGGTGGTGAAGTAGAGATCTCCGGATCTCCCACAGAAAAGGCTATACTTTCGTGGGCAGTGAAGGTTCCATTTCAATTCACTAAAGTTTGTACTTTCAGTTTCCTATATTTGAATATTTACTCAGCGATCAAATCTGCATTTCAGTTGGGAATGAAGTTTAATGCTATCAGATCCGAGTCTATGATTCTTCATGTGTTCCCTTTCAACTCAGAGAAAAAGCGAGGAGGTGTTGCACTGAAAGGGGTAATTTGTTTAAGGTTTAAGAATTGAAGTGGACAAACAAGCTCAACGTCATCTGCTTGATTAGTCCTATGCTAATGATTTTTATTTCTTGCTTTTATCTTGTCTTGGCAGTCTGACTCTAAAGTTCATATACATTGGAAGGGTGCTGCGGAGATAGTTTTAGATTCATGTACAGAGTATCTCGATTCAAATGGGTGTTCGCAGGACATTAATCAAGATAAGGTTGGGAGTATAAACCATCACATCAATTTCAGAATATCTTATTAGGAACAATAAATCCAGAAAGATCTCAAATTAAAATCTGGGGAAACAAGTTTTATCAAAGATGCTTATGCAAATATATTTCAATAAGTTATGGAAGAAGAGTCCACTAAAATAATTTTGGTTTGAGGGCTATAGGTAATAATTTTAGTCATGATAGTGATGGGTATTCCAAGAAATGCATAGACCTATAGAAAATGTAAAATTGAGTTGGAAAAGTCGGAGATAAGCCTTTAGAAGGAATGTTTGTCTTGTGAACTGGCTTCAAGATAAACTTTGTCAGAGATATATAGTTGGCATGTGTTCTATTACGTTGTTCTGTATGTATCTTACGAGAATTTATAATTCTTATAGTCCTACACTTGTTCAACTAAGGTAGCGTGGTTGTCTGCATAATAACATGTAGTgatgacttaaaaaaaaaaaaaaagaatcatttATCATTTTTACCAAGATCCTCCTGTTAATTAGAAAGTTTTGCATTTTGactattttattattttcttaataCACTTATATGACAGTTGTGATGCACATAGGCCTTAGGGCAAATTTGCTGAGGATTTAAAATAAGGTTTTTGGATCCGAGTGTTTAGTGAAAATTTCTTAATGTACTTTATATGATACGAATCTCAAATAACCTGACATCTGATGTTGCAACGCTAAACGGTGATGTGGTGATTGCCACATCGCCACCTTGAATTTAAAAGTTATTTAATTTGAATACAAGTTGGAAATTGTCGAGTTAAAGTAATGATTGGCAAGTGCCACATCATATGCGATACATTTTTGATACAAATATTCGGGATCTCCAGTCCAAATCCCTTGTCTTAGATGCATAGAAACTTGTACCTGCAATAACAGTCTCTTCAAGTTTGTCATTGAAATTTTTGAATATTGTTTCCAGGATTTTTTCAAGGCAGCTATTGATGGCATGGCAGCAAGCAGTTTGCGATGCGTTGCCATTGCATACAGACCATATGAATTGGACAAAGTTCCTACTGAGGAAGAGAATTTAAGTCAATGGGCTTTACCTGAAGATAATCTAGTGTTGCTTGCTATCGTGGGTATAAAGGTATAACATGTAACAGGTTTCTCATGATAATGAGGTTTTGTTTCTTGCctttacattttaatttgaGAATAGATCTTTACACGTAAGCAGCAAAAGTCCACTATTGCATAATTTACTttaatctgattttttttctttgactgCGTACGTAATAGAATAGAACCATGCTGAGGGCCTTGGATAGTTGGATGTGATTTAAGGTATAGATTATTTAGCATTGTACTATCCTTCTCCACTGAAAGCTAATATGTCTATCTATTTGCAGGATCCTTGTCGCCTTGGGGTCAAAGATGCAGTGAGATTATGCACAGAGGCTGGTGTTAAGGTATTCTTTCACATTTTCTAAACAATAACTTTAGATGTTACTAAATGTCCATAGTCATAACATTTTTCTTGCTACACCATTACAACGGTGGATATATGGATTAGTCTGGAGAAAGTTTGGGTGTACCTTTTAGCTTCAGGTTTTAGGAATACATGTAAAAGCCTCTAGGATCAATCTAGTGGCCTGTATTTTTTGAGAATTTATTGATGAACCTTTGAAGAGTTGTCTGGGTCAAGCaatgagtcttttttttttttcctgattaaAAACTTTAGATAATGATTTGAATAGCAAACTTTCTGATAAGGTTCTTTTGATCTAAATAGCAAATTGAGAGAGGTTCTTTTCTCCTGAGTAATGTTTAAGAAGGTAATCAGCACTACTTGGCAGCTCTCTGACACTTCTGCTTTTACAAATTAATCTCTAAACTGAGTAATACAACCTATTTTAATAAAGAACAAGTGGAcctgatttttctttttttgattggaagagaaacttcattaataattgAGAATACAATGAGAATGGATGCAAAGATTCCTATCATCTTCTATCGAAGATCATAAAGAAACCCTGCCCACTAGACTTCAAACTTAAAGTCCAAGTGAGACCTAATCTCAAGCAACAAgtgtatttatttttatttaagtaCAAAAAAGACAGACTGTCATAAAAGGATGAAATAAAATTGCAAGTCACATTGCTGGAAAAATCATATCCAGGTTAGCAGCAAACATCGTACGCAACTTTTGTTATGAATAACAAAGCCTTCTATAGGGTGCTCAGAGCTGTTGATTTTCTTTATAGTTTACTGAAAACAGTGTTGAACTTCCACAATAAAAAACAAGAGAGGTTCAGACTTGAGACCTGCAAAAATGGACCATTTGCATTCCAGTCATTTGACCCCTAAATAAGTGAGGATTCTGGTGTAGAGAGAGGATTTAAGCTCTTTTTTAGCATCATAAAGTGTGGCATTACTGGTTTTTACTGGAT encodes the following:
- the LOC133725627 gene encoding calcium-transporting ATPase 9, plasma membrane-type-like; this translates as MASGDSDSSKNGLLPTSRSGRHHLDMESGAKVRLPAEFVDGKASKSNDHHGDDDDPFDIAHTKNAPPATLRRWRQAALVLNASRRFRYTLDLKKEEEKDSRRRMIRSHAQVIRAALLFKLAGERETGLGIKVTPPTPSGDYGIGLEPLVSLTREHNTSALQQYGGVKGISSLIKTNLEKGIDGDEADLVYRRNMFGSNTYPQKKGRSFLRFLWEAWQDLTLIILIIAAAVSLALGIKTEGLAHGWYDGGSIAFAVFLVIIVTAVSDYRQSLQFQNLNEEKQNIQLEVMRGGRTVKISIFDIVVGDVVPLRIGDQVPADGILITGHSLAIDESSMTGESKIVHKDQKAPFLMSGCKIADGVGTMLVTSVGINTEWGLLMASISEDNGEETPLQVRLNGLATFIGIVGLTVAASVLLVLWFRYFTGHSKNTDGGVEFEAGKTSLSKAVDGAVKIFTIAVTIVVVAVPEGLPLAVTLTLAYSMRKMMADKALVRRLSACETMGSATTICSDKTGTLTLNQMTVVEAYVGRNKIHPPDDSSQLHPLVSTLLSEGIAQNTSGNVFEPEGGEVEISGSPTEKAILSWAVKLGMKFNAIRSESMILHVFPFNSEKKRGGVALKGSDSKVHIHWKGAAEIVLDSCTEYLDSNGCSQDINQDKDFFKAAIDGMAASSLRCVAIAYRPYELDKVPTEEENLSQWALPEDNLVLLAIVGIKDPCRLGVKDAVRLCTEAGVKVRMVTGDNLQTAKAIALECGILCSVEDATEPNIIEGKTFRELSEKEREEVAQKITVMGRSSPNDKLLLVQALRKGGDVVAVTGDGTNDAPALHEADIGLSMGIQGTEVAKESSDIIILDDNFASVVKVVRWGRSVYANIQKFIQFQLTVNVAALTINVVAAISSGHVPLNAVQLLWVNLIMDTLGALALATEPPTDDLMHRAPVGRRAPLITNIMWRNLLIQALYQVCVLLVLNFLGNSILGLKEDNTQAAGVKNTIIFNAFVFCQIFNEFNARKPEELNVFSGVTKNYLFMGIIGVTFVLQILIIQFLGTFAKTVVLDWKQWLICFGIAIISWPLAIVGKLIPVPETPFSQYCRRAFQPCRRSFQRSRTSHNT